The genomic window tttatcatttttgtaaGACCTGCCTCACACAATCAATATTAATGAGTCAAAATCGATATTGATAATCTAAGGGGCACATATATATTGAAACCAGGGCTGCCAGTAGAGCCAACTTATTTTATACCGCTCGGTCACTGAAATTATACTGAATCAAATCTCATTATACAAAGcgacaaaattgttaaaaaacagTTCCAGAAGCAAGTGGCGCTGGGTTAAAAAGTCACTTTTACGTTTACTTGTAATGCTAACGAATATTACTTAGACAGCGCCAATTTCGATTAGAATAGTTTTCGAAAGAGCGACAATCTCATCACGCCATCTACGATTAAGAAATGTTCGATCTCTTGTTATCTCAAATAATCGGTATTTTAACTCTGACAAAATTTACTTCacgtttgaatttttatttttgtatccaattatacAAGGCAATCTGCTATACAAACTGGATACATAAAATAACCATATTATACCCTTTTTGTATCCGATTATACAATCTGGCAGCCCTGATTGAAATAATCATATATTCATCCGACTTTTACCATATATTGTAGAcagattgtaataataaataaaatgagaaGTTGAAACTATTCAAACTTTGAGCTTATTAGcaggaaaaaatcaaataagaaataaaaatagttttaactcGTTTTTGTATCCAATATCGCAAACGTTGAATCGTTTGAATTAAAACCATCCGATCCTTCTGAAATAAATATTGCATAGGTTATTCCATTCggttatcaattttattaataagttaAGCGCAAACGTTATGATCTTAGATTTCACTGCATGTTGTACTTAACGTGCGTTATTCTTAACGTTTGCATAGCTAACCAAAAAATTTGGCAATCTAGATTTGGTATATACATCTCTGCGTAACTATGTAGTAGCTTGTAGGGCACAATTTAAATATGGTTGATAAATAAAACATCGTATTTAtcaaatagaatttattttaaataatatcaaattaataattaaaataattaaatctaaaaCATACATCTTAAGTTCTATTCATCGCCTCTTACAGCACGATACTTATTCAGTTCATTAGGAAATGTTCGACTTAATTCTAAAAGCATATTAGCTTTGAATTTACGATACGCGTCAATTTTTCCCTTAACTTGTTCGTTCTTCGCCAATGCTTTTTCTATACAATCTTTTGTATATAATTGAGGATTTCTTCCTTGGTCAATgtaactgaaattaaaaaacaaatttatacatCTGAAAATTCTAGGATAAATACAAATTACTTACTCAAAGACTTCCAATGGAACATGAACATCAGTTACTTGTGACTTTAATTTGTCGATTTCTTGTAAACCATGAACCAAAGATTgtctaaaatgaaataatatcattaaatttgaataaacttaagtaaaaaaataatttagtacattttttgatttaggACATTTTGTCCTTGTGGTTGAAAATCACTAACAATAATTCGTATTTGTCgtacattttcaataaacattTCTAATTGAGTTTCTAAATTTTCCAACGGAGAAGACGATGCCATTCTTATGattgtgaaatcaatttttcgattgTGAAATTGACAGAaaatttgacaataataataaataaatattggttATGAGACCATGAATTACCAACATAACAAGAACAACACCAAATTTTTCACTGTAGAGTGTAGATTTTTCTAATGGAGTCCACGAGGTTTCAAGCTGAGACAAATCATCtaacaaaaactttataattaaaaatacaaaatgagtacaattttggaaaaaattgcgGCCATCGAATCGGAggtaatgtataaaattttcacaaataagttttggacattttttttaataattaaatttgttaattagaTGGCCCGCactcaaaaaaataaagcaaCAGCCTTACATTTGGGTTTATTAAAAGCTCGTTTAGCTAAATTACGACGGGAATTAATTACACCCAAAGGTGGTGGCGGTGCAACCGGCGAAGGTTTCGATGTGGCTAAAACAGGTGATGCTCGTATTGGTTTTGTAGGCTTTCCATCTGTCGGTAAATCAACTTTGTTAAGTACACTAGCCGGTGTTTATTCCGAAGTTGCCGCATACGAATTCACAACTTTAACAACTGTTCctggatgtattaaatataaagGTGCTAAAATTCAAGTaggtttattataattataaactcTTTAAGAATAAATCGATTGTaacggaaattttgaaaaacagttATTGGATCTTCCCGGAATTATTGAAGGTGCTAAAGATGGTAAAGGTCGTGGTCGACAAGTAATTGCCGTCGCTCGCACTTGCAGtcttatttttatggtattagaTGTTTTAAAACCATTAcaccacaaaaaattattggaacatGAATTGGAAGGTTTTGGTTTACGACTGAATAAACAAccaccaaatattaattttcgacGGAAAGATAAAGGTggaatcaatttaaattcaatggtttgtataattaagttttaaaataacgtCATTACTTAAGTTTGATCGATTGCTACTCTCAGGGGCGGATTTATGCGTAGGCAAAGTAGGCCTGTGCCTACGGCGCCAAAAAAAAATGGGACGgcaaaaaattcgtttcaattattataattttgagtgaAACAATCATTTGAAAAAGTCGCAACTTCACTTAAACTTTATCTAGTCACTATGTTCGCGAATGTCACTATCCTGGAAGTTTAAGAACGTTTCTCAGAAATACTATAACCTAACCTTCCGTCTTGTTTTGGTCAACTGTACCATGTCTAAAATTTGCGTGCACACTATCCTGACAATCTCAATGATACGCTCGTTCCAGAACTGCTACATCTGAAGTCTCACTTCGCAACTCTCGATCCAAAATGGGAAACCAACCAATCCTGTTTCACTAGGCAAATGGTTGCACGAACAGAACTTGCAACAGGTGTATCCGATCATCGATACCGCTGTTAGAATGCTTACTTGCACTGCAGTAGCAAATTGTACTGCGGAACGTTCATTTTCATGGTTGAAACGTATCAAAACTTATTTGCGTTCCGCGATGAAAGAGAACTGACTAAATTCTATGGCTATAATGTGTATTGAAGTTGAAACTTTGCTACAAGTTGATCTGAACAAAATCATCGATACATTTGCTGTTGAAAAAGTCCGGCGTAAAAACGtacattgaaataattgaaaaatgatttgtttttttgttttgtaagccttacttatgattaaaaagttctttcatttattatatttaatatttttcaatttccaaataaataaaacagatttttgtttgtaaaaaaaggcGGCACTTTGATGCCTGCCTATGGGCGGCAAATTCGTAAATCCGCCCCTGGCTACTCTTTATTGGTTATTAATTTGATGAATGTCACAGCTCATGAAATACgatgctataaaatttatatattctagTGTGCACAATCTGAGTTGGATTCGGAAAcagttaaaacaattttatctgaatataaaattcataacgCTGATATTACATTAAGATACGATGCAACCAGCGATGACTTAATTGATGTTATTGAGGGTAATCGAATTTACGTACCCTGTATTTATTTACTCAATAAAATAggtaagataataaaaatagccGTTtcgtgaattttatttttgtaaattgttgtattttttttaatagatcaaATAAGCATTGAAGAATTGGATGTTATTTATAAGATTCCACATTGTGTGCCGATTTCAGCTCATCATAAATggaattttgatgatttattagaaaaaatgtgggaatatttaaaattagtacGAATGTAAGTAGcaaattaagattttttgtataatttcaaGTATAAGTGTAACTTTTTTAAGGGATCCCGCAATATAAGATAGAAAAATGGCTTTTCTgggaaactttttctaacccatccTAAAATGTTCATTGAATCATAGGAGTTATTTTCGAGCTactatattatagttttattatatgactaggaaaatgactttctgtaAATGTTTTTCATACCGAACCCAAAATTTCCCACTTCGATCATCCTGTAAATATCTACGCCACTCTGTAGTCCGTAGATATGTTAATTAatcgtttggttttttttttttgattatttcttaattactgcatacatattttttgttctcGGATTATTTTGCCTTCGAAACAAAAATATCGCGCGGATCTTTTGTCTTCGGGTCAATTGAATTGTATGAAATATTCTAGTCTAAACAAAACTGCATTGAAATCGGTTTCAATTAAAcggactttttttattaaatatcacaATCTTAGACGTAAATTAAAAAGCAtttgtaatatttgaatttgtttttcagTTATACAAAACCAAAAGGACAATTACCCGATTACAGTTCACCAATTGTATTACATTCAGAACGAACAACTGTTGaagatttttgtaataaattacatCGCACTATTGCAAAAGAATTTAAATAGtaagtttaaattaaacaaaaaattttttcaattaattaaaaattattatttttctctaaTACAGTGCTCTAGTTTGGGGTTCATCTGTAAAACATCAACCACAAAAAGTTGGTATTGATCACGTTTTGTGCGACGAAGATGTTGTACAAATTGTAAAGAaagtttgaaatgttttattttttttacgatgtgaacaaaaatgcttaaaaatctttcattgaaaatggaaatttttgaataacataATATTGGGCTTAATATTCGTTTTGTATATGGGGATCTCTTAATGGAACATTGCAAAATGaatatgtattgaaaataatattgatattaaatattttattcgtaaAATGTGTTTTGTATTTCAAGAAGTAgaagttataatttttacctTAGACTTCTTGGTTCATATTCTTAAGATTAGATTAAGTTATAACGACTTTTTGAACTCGTGTCTATCCAAaccgtcaccaaattagcaacgcaTATTCATATTGATGATGATTACTTGGTAgccaaaatacgtatttatataatacaaaaattgatctaggaaatatgggcaaaaatagaaaaatatttccagATAATGAGGTTCATCATGATGATAACTTAACGAAGATGATCCACTCTCACATTCTACACCTTTGAAACTGTTTCCTAGTGATGACTGCTATTATGTTGCCGGTAGTACCCTGACAAATTTTACTTACAGTATACACTAAAAATGGGACTTACTG from Chrysoperla carnea chromosome 2, inChrCarn1.1, whole genome shotgun sequence includes these protein-coding regions:
- the LOC123291604 gene encoding mediator of RNA polymerase II transcription subunit 10, with the protein product IYYYCQIFCQFHNRKIDFTIIRMASSSPLENLETQLEMFIENVRQIRIIVSDFQPQGQNVLNQKIQSLVHGLQEIDKLKSQVTDVHVPLEVFDYIDQGRNPQLYTKDCIEKALAKNEQVKGKIDAYRKFKANMLLELSRTFPNELNKYRAVRGDE
- the LOC123291649 gene encoding GTP-binding protein 128up; its protein translation is MSTILEKIAAIESEMARTQKNKATALHLGLLKARLAKLRRELITPKGGGGATGEGFDVAKTGDARIGFVGFPSVGKSTLLSTLAGVYSEVAAYEFTTLTTVPGCIKYKGAKIQLLDLPGIIEGAKDGKGRGRQVIAVARTCSLIFMVLDVLKPLHHKKLLEHELEGFGLRLNKQPPNINFRRKDKGGINLNSMCAQSELDSETVKTILSEYKIHNADITLRYDATSDDLIDVIEGNRIYVPCIYLLNKIDQISIEELDVIYKIPHCVPISAHHKWNFDDLLEKMWEYLKLVRIYTKPKGQLPDYSSPIVLHSERTTVEDFCNKLHRTIAKEFKYALVWGSSVKHQPQKVGIDHVLCDEDVVQIVKKV